One Mycobacterium marseillense DNA window includes the following coding sequences:
- the tsf gene encoding translation elongation factor Ts, with the protein MANFTAADVKRLRELTGAGMLDCKNALAESDGDFDKAVEALRIKGAKDVGKRAERATAEGLVAAQGGALIELNSETDFVAKNAEFQALADQIVSAAVSSKAADVDALKAASVGDKTVEQAVAELSAKIGEKLELRRVANFEGTVEAYLHRRAADLPPAVGVLVEYQGSDSDAAHAVALQIAALKARYLSRDDVPEDVVASERRIAEETAKAEGKPEQALPKIVEGRVNGFFKDAVLLEQPSVSDSKKTVKALLDDAGVTVTRFVRFEVGQA; encoded by the coding sequence TTGGCGAACTTCACCGCTGCCGACGTCAAGCGGCTTCGGGAACTCACCGGTGCCGGCATGCTCGACTGCAAGAACGCGCTGGCCGAAAGTGACGGCGACTTCGACAAGGCCGTCGAGGCGCTCCGGATCAAGGGCGCCAAGGACGTCGGCAAGCGCGCCGAGCGGGCGACGGCCGAGGGTCTGGTCGCCGCGCAGGGCGGCGCGCTCATCGAGCTGAACAGCGAGACCGACTTCGTCGCCAAGAACGCCGAGTTCCAGGCGCTGGCCGACCAGATCGTGTCGGCCGCCGTGTCGTCGAAGGCCGCCGACGTCGACGCGCTCAAAGCCGCCAGCGTCGGTGATAAGACCGTCGAGCAGGCGGTCGCCGAGCTGTCGGCCAAGATCGGCGAGAAGTTGGAACTGCGCCGCGTCGCGAACTTCGAGGGCACCGTCGAGGCGTACCTGCACCGGCGGGCGGCGGACCTGCCCCCGGCGGTCGGTGTGCTGGTCGAGTACCAGGGCTCGGACTCCGACGCCGCTCACGCCGTGGCGCTGCAGATCGCCGCGCTCAAGGCCCGCTACCTGTCCCGCGACGACGTGCCCGAGGACGTGGTGGCCAGCGAGCGCCGCATCGCCGAGGAAACCGCCAAGGCGGAGGGCAAGCCGGAGCAGGCCCTGCCCAAGATCGTCGAGGGACGGGTGAACGGCTTCTTCAAGGACGCCGTGCTGCTCGAGCAGCCGTCGGTGTCCGACAGCAAGAAGACGGTCAAGGCCCTGCTCGACGACGCCGGTGTGACGGTGACGCGCTTCGTGCGCTTCGAGGTGGGTCAGGCCTAG
- a CDS encoding oxidoreductase translates to MAGLLGRLGLKAWHKVLSSPLLTLNGYVAFDLPRTVTGLGTSLLMGLVAVHAYLAATRPGLPLYFWVYLAVLTAACLGVTAAMVFAAKPLVPQAGWFAGSLVCAAFLVIYLSSRFVSLPGLVAVTGRWDLAPGTFAMAFAGAFIAVHTTVLSGINVAYPQRQNWHD, encoded by the coding sequence ATGGCCGGTCTCCTGGGGCGACTGGGGCTCAAAGCGTGGCACAAGGTGCTGTCCTCGCCCCTCCTCACGCTCAACGGCTACGTCGCTTTCGACTTGCCGCGCACCGTAACCGGGTTGGGCACTTCGCTGCTGATGGGCCTGGTGGCGGTGCATGCCTACCTGGCGGCCACCCGGCCCGGCTTGCCGCTGTATTTCTGGGTGTATCTGGCCGTGCTTACCGCCGCCTGCCTGGGTGTGACCGCCGCGATGGTCTTTGCCGCCAAACCCCTTGTGCCGCAAGCGGGTTGGTTCGCCGGGAGCTTGGTGTGCGCGGCCTTCCTGGTGATTTATCTGTCGAGCCGGTTCGTCAGCCTGCCGGGTCTGGTGGCGGTGACCGGCCGCTGGGACCTGGCGCCGGGAACGTTTGCCATGGCGTTCGCCGGCGCCTTCATCGCCGTGCACACCACGGTCTTGTCCGGCATCAACGTCGCGTATCCGCAACGTCAGAATTGGCACGACTGA
- the rpsB gene encoding 30S ribosomal protein S2, translating into MAVVTMKQLLDSGTHFGHQTRRWNPKMKRFIFTDRNGIYIIDLQQTLTFIDQAYEFVKETVAHGGSVLFVGTKKQAQESVAAEATRVGMPYVNQRWLGGMLTNFSTVHKRLQRLKELEAMEQTGGFEGRTKKEILMLTREKNKLDRSLGGIRDMAKVPSAIWVVDTNKEHIAVGEARKLGIPVIAILDTNCDPDEVDYPIPGNDDAIRSAALLTKVIASAVAEGLQARAGVGRGDGKPEAEAAEPLPEWEQELLASAAASAPTDAAAGTPEPTTESS; encoded by the coding sequence ATGGCCGTCGTAACCATGAAGCAGCTGCTCGACAGCGGCACCCACTTCGGGCACCAGACCCGTCGCTGGAATCCCAAGATGAAGCGGTTCATCTTCACCGACCGCAACGGCATCTACATCATCGACCTGCAGCAGACGCTGACTTTCATCGATCAGGCGTATGAATTCGTCAAGGAGACCGTCGCCCACGGCGGCAGCGTGCTGTTCGTCGGCACCAAGAAGCAGGCGCAGGAGTCCGTCGCCGCCGAGGCCACCCGCGTCGGCATGCCCTACGTGAACCAGCGCTGGCTGGGCGGGATGCTCACCAACTTCTCCACCGTGCACAAGCGTCTGCAGCGGCTCAAGGAGCTCGAGGCGATGGAGCAGACCGGTGGCTTCGAAGGTCGCACCAAGAAGGAAATCTTGATGCTGACCCGCGAGAAGAACAAGCTCGACCGCAGCCTCGGCGGTATCCGCGACATGGCCAAGGTGCCGTCGGCGATCTGGGTCGTCGACACCAACAAAGAGCACATCGCCGTCGGCGAGGCCCGCAAGCTCGGTATCCCGGTCATCGCGATCCTGGACACCAACTGCGACCCCGACGAGGTCGACTACCCGATCCCGGGCAACGACGACGCGATCCGTTCGGCCGCGCTGCTGACCAAGGTCATCGCCTCCGCCGTCGCCGAGGGCCTGCAGGCCCGCGCCGGGGTCGGCCGCGGAGACGGCAAGCCCGAGGCCGAGGCGGCCGAGCCGCTGCCCGAATGGGAGCAGGAACTGCTGGCTTCCGCCGCTGCCAGCGCCCCCACCGACGCCGCTGCGGGCACCCCCGAACCAACCACTGAATCCTCTTAG
- a CDS encoding MarR family winged helix-turn-helix transcriptional regulator encodes MNQDDAPLGYLLYRVATVLRPEVSAVLSPLDLALPEFVCLRILSMYPGMSSAELSRHAGVTPQAMNTVLRKLEDVGAVARPSSVSSGRALPANLTGQGRALLKRAEAAVRGADARILSKLTDTQQREFKRMLEKLGSDYRG; translated from the coding sequence ATGAATCAGGACGACGCCCCGCTCGGCTATCTGCTCTACCGGGTGGCGACGGTGCTGCGGCCGGAGGTTTCCGCCGTGCTGAGTCCGCTGGACCTCGCCCTGCCCGAATTCGTTTGCCTGCGCATCCTTTCGATGTACCCGGGGATGTCGAGCGCCGAGCTCTCCCGCCACGCGGGCGTCACCCCGCAGGCGATGAACACGGTGCTGCGCAAGCTAGAAGACGTCGGGGCGGTGGCACGGCCCTCGTCGGTGTCGTCCGGGCGCGCGCTGCCGGCCAACCTGACCGGTCAGGGCCGCGCCCTACTCAAGCGCGCCGAAGCGGCGGTGCGAGGCGCCGACGCCCGGATCCTGAGCAAGCTCACCGACACGCAGCAGCGCGAATTCAAAAGGATGCTCGAAAAACTCGGGTCGGATTACCGGGGCTGA
- the hadA gene encoding (3R)-hydroxyacyl-ACP dehydratase subunit HadA has protein sequence MSLSSDMVGMHYRYPDHYEVEREKIREYAVAVKNQEAAFFEETAAAELGYGSLPAPLTFTSVFGYKAQLAFFESANIAIHDAQIVQVDQVLKFLKPITAGDRLCCDIYVDSVRKAHGADIIVTKSVVTDGHGDLVQETYTTLAGRSGEEGEEGFSDAAG, from the coding sequence GTGTCATTGTCCTCGGACATGGTTGGGATGCACTATCGATACCCCGACCACTATGAAGTGGAGCGCGAGAAGATCCGCGAGTACGCGGTGGCCGTCAAAAACCAAGAAGCCGCGTTCTTCGAGGAGACGGCGGCTGCCGAGCTCGGCTACGGCAGCCTGCCGGCTCCCCTGACGTTCACCTCGGTGTTCGGCTACAAGGCCCAATTGGCGTTCTTCGAGAGCGCCAATATCGCGATCCACGATGCGCAGATCGTTCAGGTGGATCAGGTGTTGAAGTTCCTGAAGCCGATCACGGCCGGCGACCGCCTCTGCTGCGATATCTACGTCGATTCGGTGCGCAAAGCGCACGGCGCCGACATCATCGTCACCAAGAGCGTCGTCACCGACGGCCACGGGGATCTGGTGCAGGAGACCTACACGACGCTCGCCGGCCGCTCCGGCGAGGAAGGCGAGGAGGGCTTCTCCGACGCTGCGGGTTGA
- a CDS encoding molybdopterin-dependent oxidoreductase, whose product MTVLDYPAWLRIDHWLNVLFLTLVLRSGIEILSTHPKLYWHDDSKPGSEWARFTVKEMPVNKLYDTLDEEEDYSSLFSLPGHKKLGMGRHWHFFSVICWVLVGLSYYILLFATGQWHRYWPASWSIFGEAWNDIVTYMSFNLPPLLPGEPLDAIQKLTYAGVIFVLAPFQILTGAAQSPAIEAAFPWYVRMWGGRQWARSLHFLGLIAFVVFIVIHLSMIFFWSWGQLTASMIFGSVRNIGWATALSLVIIAAIVAVHVAATVWSLRRPVQVRRVLGAVVTRARKILLRPLNSKQDYPERMTSKEHRVNGKPPTSAEYKVMAVHNFVDWRVRVGGLVENPVTLDLDALRSLADQESQRVMHNCVQGWTSIGQWSGVPLAQLAEHVRPLPQAKYICFLTMQDTGRDEPSAEGEGQFYEVIDLELAYKPQTLLAYEMNGKPLPIKHGAPLRLRVETQVGFKMAKWINQIEFIDDYSGIGHGLGGWREDNVHYDKDVEI is encoded by the coding sequence ATGACAGTGCTCGACTATCCGGCGTGGCTGCGCATCGACCACTGGCTCAATGTCCTCTTTTTGACGCTGGTGCTGCGCAGCGGCATCGAGATCTTGTCCACCCACCCGAAGTTGTACTGGCACGACGACAGCAAGCCGGGCAGCGAGTGGGCGCGCTTCACCGTGAAGGAAATGCCGGTCAACAAGCTCTACGACACCCTCGACGAGGAGGAGGACTACAGCTCGTTGTTCTCGTTGCCCGGCCACAAGAAGCTGGGCATGGGCCGGCATTGGCACTTCTTCTCGGTGATCTGCTGGGTTCTCGTCGGGCTGTCGTATTACATCCTGTTGTTCGCCACCGGGCAGTGGCACCGGTACTGGCCGGCGTCCTGGTCGATCTTCGGTGAGGCGTGGAACGACATCGTCACCTACATGAGTTTCAACCTGCCGCCGCTGCTGCCGGGCGAGCCCCTGGACGCCATCCAGAAGCTGACCTACGCGGGGGTCATCTTCGTGCTGGCGCCGTTTCAGATCCTGACGGGCGCCGCCCAGTCACCGGCCATCGAGGCCGCCTTCCCCTGGTATGTGCGGATGTGGGGCGGCCGGCAATGGGCGCGCAGCCTGCACTTCCTCGGCCTGATCGCGTTTGTGGTGTTCATCGTCATCCACCTGTCGATGATCTTCTTCTGGAGTTGGGGCCAGCTCACCGCGTCGATGATCTTCGGTTCCGTGCGCAACATCGGTTGGGCCACCGCGCTGTCGCTGGTGATCATCGCGGCCATCGTCGCCGTCCACGTCGCGGCGACGGTGTGGAGTCTGCGCCGCCCCGTCCAGGTGCGCCGCGTGCTCGGCGCCGTGGTCACCCGCGCCCGCAAAATCCTGTTGCGGCCGCTGAATTCGAAGCAGGACTACCCCGAGCGGATGACCTCCAAGGAACACCGGGTCAACGGCAAGCCGCCGACGAGTGCGGAGTACAAGGTGATGGCCGTGCACAACTTCGTCGATTGGCGCGTGCGGGTGGGCGGCCTGGTGGAAAACCCGGTGACGCTGGACCTGGACGCGTTGCGTTCCCTGGCCGATCAGGAATCGCAACGCGTGATGCACAACTGCGTGCAGGGCTGGACCAGCATCGGCCAGTGGAGCGGCGTTCCGCTGGCTCAGCTCGCCGAACATGTGCGCCCGCTCCCGCAGGCGAAATACATCTGCTTTTTGACCATGCAGGACACCGGCCGCGACGAGCCCAGCGCGGAAGGCGAGGGCCAATTCTACGAGGTGATCGATCTCGAACTCGCCTATAAGCCGCAGACGTTGCTGGCCTACGAGATGAACGGAAAGCCGCTGCCCATCAAGCACGGGGCGCCGCTGCGGTTGCGGGTGGAGACCCAGGTCGGGTTCAAGATGGCGAAGTGGATCAACCAGATCGAGTTCATCGACGACTACTCCGGCATCGGCCACGGGCTGGGGGGCTGGCGCGAGGACAACGTCCACTACGACAAGGACGTGGAGATCTGA
- a CDS encoding ChaB family protein translates to MPKTTKGGAPKKSELPSTLRRSNAKAQRTFAKSHDAAADEYGSEERAHRVAYAAVKHSFEKVGDHWEPKEQKGPSDERAERGGLQPSGESAEGVDANASKKHLLDLARRLDVPGRSTMNKSELVDAIKKHNRRVRGR, encoded by the coding sequence ATGCCGAAGACGACGAAAGGCGGAGCGCCCAAAAAGAGTGAATTGCCCAGCACTTTGCGGCGATCCAACGCCAAAGCGCAACGCACGTTCGCGAAATCCCACGACGCGGCCGCCGACGAGTACGGCAGCGAGGAACGTGCCCACCGGGTGGCCTACGCCGCCGTCAAGCACAGTTTCGAAAAGGTCGGCGACCACTGGGAACCCAAAGAGCAGAAGGGCCCGTCCGACGAGCGCGCCGAGCGTGGCGGTCTACAACCGTCCGGCGAGTCGGCCGAGGGCGTCGACGCCAACGCAAGCAAAAAGCATCTGCTCGACCTGGCCCGCCGGCTCGACGTCCCGGGTCGGTCGACGATGAACAAGTCGGAGTTGGTCGACGCGATCAAGAAGCACAATCGCCGGGTCCGCGGCCGCTGA
- a CDS encoding phosphatidylserine decarboxylase produces MSEPDSVSRHLRDTLDKEPDLAGRLERSLQTARRRAEDELNPDLYKALEWPRDIGEYEAYLKRFVRWVPHESDADAWKNEKRQAQEVSDRMSHFYFLVDQGDEPPQSSGVFRDWMTEFARQWGNFLDTPESFSPEVLRSFIDNAPEYRIHESLVDGAPNAPSGWLTANQFIAREINGGLRPIAEPTTNLVVTSPADCHYQHAYDIGADSSIPATTVKNEKYGNIKELIEGSRYSESFARGTFVHYMLPVHAYHRYHLPVAGVVEESFRINGKVFMRVGLQDQEFAASDSASSGYEFSQTRGVVTIDTSQSDCGDIGIVAVIPVGMAHVSSVVLTAVPGRHMAKGEEFGYFQFGGSDIIILFQEGVDPQLDTSEEFRLVGSPVARCRAPRNPQ; encoded by the coding sequence ATGAGCGAGCCGGATTCCGTCAGCCGACATCTGCGCGACACGCTCGACAAAGAGCCCGATCTTGCCGGCCGCCTTGAGCGATCGCTGCAGACGGCGCGCCGGCGGGCCGAGGACGAACTGAACCCGGACCTCTACAAGGCGCTCGAGTGGCCGCGCGACATCGGCGAGTACGAGGCCTACTTGAAGCGCTTCGTCAGGTGGGTGCCACACGAGTCGGACGCCGACGCCTGGAAGAACGAGAAGCGGCAGGCCCAGGAGGTCAGCGACCGCATGTCGCACTTCTACTTCCTGGTCGACCAGGGTGACGAGCCGCCGCAAAGCTCCGGCGTCTTTCGGGACTGGATGACCGAGTTCGCCCGCCAGTGGGGGAATTTCCTGGACACACCCGAGTCGTTCAGCCCCGAAGTCCTGCGGTCGTTCATCGACAACGCGCCCGAGTACCGCATCCATGAGTCACTGGTCGACGGGGCGCCGAACGCCCCCAGCGGCTGGCTGACGGCCAACCAGTTCATCGCGCGGGAAATCAACGGCGGGCTGCGCCCGATCGCCGAGCCGACCACCAACCTGGTGGTGACCTCGCCGGCCGACTGCCACTACCAGCACGCCTACGACATCGGCGCCGACTCGAGCATCCCGGCCACCACCGTGAAGAACGAAAAATACGGCAACATCAAGGAACTCATCGAGGGCAGCCGATACAGCGAAAGCTTTGCCCGCGGCACGTTCGTCCACTACATGCTGCCCGTGCACGCCTACCACCGCTACCACCTGCCGGTCGCCGGCGTGGTCGAGGAGTCGTTCCGGATCAACGGGAAAGTCTTCATGCGGGTCGGCCTGCAAGACCAGGAGTTCGCCGCCAGCGACAGCGCCAGCAGTGGCTACGAGTTCTCCCAGACCCGCGGGGTGGTCACCATCGACACGTCGCAATCCGACTGCGGCGACATCGGCATCGTGGCGGTCATCCCGGTGGGCATGGCCCACGTGTCGTCGGTCGTGCTCACCGCTGTGCCCGGCAGACACATGGCCAAGGGCGAGGAGTTCGGCTACTTCCAGTTCGGCGGCTCCGACATCATCATTCTGTTCCAGGAGGGGGTCGATCCCCAACTGGACACGAGCGAGGAATTTAGGCTGGTCGGCTCGCCGGTGGCGCGTTGCCGCGCGCCGCGAAACCCGCAGTGA
- a CDS encoding amidase, which translates to MRHVHAFGDDALGDLDAVGLAEAIRSGRVGRAEVVEAAIARTEAVDPALNGLAYAGFQHARAAAEHGADGYFSGVPTFIKDNVDVAGQPTMHGTDAWTRWDAVADSVFTQLYRATGLTSLGKTQLSEFGFSGSAEHPRLGPVRNPWDTEYSAGASSSGSGAFVAAGVVPIAHANDGGGSIRIPASCNGLVGLKPSRGRLPLDATLRRMPVGVVVNGVLTRSVRDTAAFYREAERIWRNPKLAPIGDVTGPGRQRLRIAALTRSVRRECSPALRELTLKSAGLLEELGHRVEHVDAPPVAASFVDDFVLYWGFLALAQVRSGRHMFGETFDRAKLDCLTLGLARHTGRHLHRLPRAIMRLRGARRRTARFFGTYDAVLTPTLADETPRLGVLAPTDYQQLMNRLIEWVSFTPLHNVTGEPAISLPLAQSAHGMPVGMMLSTAVGQESLLLELAYELEEARPWARIQDG; encoded by the coding sequence ATGCGGCATGTGCACGCGTTCGGCGACGACGCCCTCGGCGATCTCGACGCGGTCGGGCTCGCCGAGGCCATCCGCTCCGGGCGGGTCGGCAGGGCCGAGGTGGTCGAGGCGGCGATTGCCCGCACCGAGGCCGTCGACCCGGCCCTAAACGGGTTGGCGTACGCGGGTTTTCAGCATGCGCGGGCGGCCGCCGAGCATGGGGCCGATGGCTACTTCTCCGGCGTCCCGACGTTCATCAAGGACAACGTCGATGTCGCGGGGCAGCCCACGATGCACGGCACTGACGCGTGGACGCGTTGGGATGCCGTCGCCGACAGCGTGTTCACCCAGCTGTACCGGGCCACCGGGTTGACCTCGCTGGGCAAGACGCAGTTGTCGGAGTTCGGTTTCAGCGGATCGGCCGAACACCCGCGGTTGGGTCCGGTCCGCAACCCGTGGGACACCGAATACAGTGCCGGCGCATCATCATCGGGGTCGGGGGCGTTCGTCGCCGCCGGTGTGGTGCCGATCGCGCACGCCAACGACGGCGGGGGCTCCATCCGCATTCCGGCGTCCTGCAACGGGCTCGTCGGGCTCAAACCGTCGCGCGGCCGGTTGCCCCTAGACGCCACGCTGCGCCGGATGCCGGTCGGCGTCGTCGTCAACGGCGTCCTGACCCGTTCGGTGCGCGACACCGCGGCGTTTTACCGGGAGGCCGAGCGGATCTGGCGCAACCCCAAGCTGGCCCCGATCGGGGACGTCACCGGGCCCGGCCGGCAGCGGTTGCGGATCGCGGCGTTGACCCGCTCGGTACGGCGCGAGTGCAGCCCCGCGCTGCGGGAGCTGACGCTGAAATCCGCGGGACTGCTCGAGGAGCTCGGCCACCGCGTCGAACACGTCGACGCACCGCCGGTGGCGGCCAGTTTCGTCGACGATTTCGTGCTGTATTGGGGATTTTTGGCCCTGGCCCAGGTGCGCAGCGGACGGCACATGTTCGGCGAGACGTTCGACCGCGCCAAGCTGGACTGCCTGACGCTGGGTTTGGCGCGACACACCGGTCGCCACCTGCACCGGCTCCCGCGGGCGATCATGCGCCTGCGCGGCGCACGCCGGCGCACCGCGCGGTTCTTCGGCACCTATGACGCGGTGCTCACGCCGACCCTGGCCGACGAGACGCCCCGCCTCGGAGTGCTGGCGCCGACCGATTATCAGCAGCTCATGAATCGGCTTATCGAATGGGTGTCGTTCACTCCGCTGCACAACGTCACCGGTGAACCGGCGATCTCGCTGCCGTTGGCGCAGTCCGCCCACGGCATGCCGGTGGGCATGATGCTGTCGACTGCGGTGGGGCAGGAGTCGCTGTTGCTCGAGCTGGCCTACGAGCTCGAAGAGGCGCGGCCGTGGGCGCGCATCCAGGACGGGTGA